In Vespa velutina chromosome 1, iVesVel2.1, whole genome shotgun sequence, the following proteins share a genomic window:
- the LOC124956991 gene encoding centromere protein I-like isoform X2 encodes MITWCLSSLDDLKITVAIIIMQWIVGLWEYGLADRKIISMYYDVFFHWMLRKERLEKHIAQVIYILTKPEDVTRRNISRILFLHKKHSNRQKHTIALLSLFKTYKPELVPERIETMNIESVWKPIPEVLRVALKDAKDRSEMQQSLNKIQEHFNWNISKFSKRREKLLLPSVGYFHIGSSIFKEKDAKSIFDVYNINELGQHYSSIELPCNAISLLVNMAGYHLLTYANFHFQSRFSYNLYNTLRRAFILERGKFSETEMEKLLDMTVEFCKYMQQGILVVNLFIDEYLYLNSREHDIKILELLQWMTFVSVTEVQQTILPHIKNMFYESSIALKCKIIETCRILITNIFVNQGFDECCQKVPAPFLGQAPKDKITDVISILIKISKDLIITGLNAHSYNILLLSESLTFYEMLFELESHSNISSWTIAPAPVIYAAFATKNCALVNRICALILRYLEMAAVLKKQDINDFNSNIETISIYITDIAGAFWYNKAFSNHNDYFFKSPALEEFGNCNFNLQLNINNHYATLPYKHVITKEFLKGVKITTKEDAINVAEQYYPAVREFLKQVIPELQE; translated from the exons ATGATAACATGGTGTTTGTCATCCTTGGATGATCTAAAAATCACAGTGGCAATTATAATTATGCAATGGATCGTTG GATTGTGGGAATATGGTCTCGCCGATAGGAAAATCATTAGTATGTACTATGATGTATTTTTCCATTGGATgctgagaaaagaaagattg GAGAAGCATATAGCacaagtgatatatatattaacaaaaccAGAAGATGTAAcacgtcgaaatatttctagaatattatttcttcataaGAAGCATTCCAATCGACAAAAGCATACTATTGCCCTACTTTC ctTATTTAAAACTTATAAGCCTGAATTAGTGCCAGAAAGAATTGAAACTATGAATATAGAAAGTGTTTGGAAACCCATACCAGAAGTATTACGAGTAGCATTAAAAGATGCTAAAGATCGTTCAGAAATGCAACAGAGCcttaataaaatacaagaaCATTTTAATTGGAATATCTCAAAA TTTTctaaaagaagggaaaaattaCTCTTACCATCTGTTGGATATTTTCATATTGGTTCGAGtatctttaaagaaaaagatgccAAATCTATTTTTGATGTATATAA cATTAATGAATTAGGACAGCATTATTCGAGTATTGAACTACCTTGTAATGCAATATCTTTGTTAGTTAATATGGCTGGTTACCATCTTCTCACATATgctaattttcattttcaaagtaGATTTTCTTACAATCTTTATAATACACTTAGAAGAG CATTTATATTAGAAAGAGGTAAATTTTCTGAAACAGAAATGGAAAAACTACTCGATATGACCGtcgaattttgtaaatatatgcaACAAGGTATACTTGTTGTAAATCTTTTCATTGATGAGTACTTGTATCTAAACAGCAGAGAacatgatattaaaatattagaattattacaaTGGATGACTTTCGTATCTGTAAcag aAGTACAGCAAACGATATTAccacatataaaaaatatgttttatgaATCATCAATTGCCCTCAAATGCAAAATTATAGAAACTTGTAGAATTCTTATCACCAATATA TTCGTTAATCAAGGATTTGATGAATGTTGTCAAAAAGTACCAGCACCATTTTTAGGACAAGCACCAAAGGATAAAATAACTGatgttatttctattcttataaAGATCTCAAAAGATCTTATTATAACTGGTTTAAATGCACACTCATACAATATATTACTTCTATCTGAAAGTCTGACATTTTATGAAATG CTTTTTGAATTGGAATCTCATAGTAATATATCATCATGGACTATAGCTCCTGCTCCTGTAATTTATGCAGCATTTGCAACTAAAAATTGTGCGCTTGTTAATAGAATTTGTGCATTGATATTAAG atATTTGGAAATGGCTGCAGTtctaaaaaaacaagatataaACGATTTTAACAGTAACATTGAGacaatatctatttatattacagaTATAGCAGGAGCTTTTTGGTATAATaag gcTTTTAGCaatcataatgattatttttttaaatcgccTGCTTTAGAAGAATTTggaaattgtaattttaatcttcagttaaatattaataatcattatgcCACCCTGCCTTATAAACATGTAATTACCAAGGAGTTTCTTAAAGGTGTCAAAATAACAACTAAGgag GATGCTATTAATGTTGCTGAACAGTACTATCCTGCAGTCagagaatttttaaaacaagTAATACCAGAATTACAAGAATGA
- the LOC124956991 gene encoding centromere protein I-like isoform X3: MLIRCILLKEKHIAQVIYILTKPEDVTRRNISRILFLHKKHSNRQKHTIALLSLFKTYKPELVPERIETMNIESVWKPIPEVLRVALKDAKDRSEMQQSLNKIQEHFNWNISKFSKRREKLLLPSVGYFHIGSSIFKEKDAKSIFDVYNINELGQHYSSIELPCNAISLLVNMAGYHLLTYANFHFQSRFSYNLYNTLRRAFILERGKFSETEMEKLLDMTVEFCKYMQQGILVVNLFIDEYLYLNSREHDIKILELLQWMTFVSVTEVQQTILPHIKNMFYESSIALKCKIIETCRILITNIFVNQGFDECCQKVPAPFLGQAPKDKITDVISILIKISKDLIITGLNAHSYNILLLSESLTFYEMLFELESHSNISSWTIAPAPVIYAAFATKNCALVNRICALILRYLEMAAVLKKQDINDFNSNIETISIYITDIAGAFWYNKAFSNHNDYFFKSPALEEFGNCNFNLQLNINNHYATLPYKHVITKEFLKGVKITTKEDAINVAEQYYPAVREFLKQVIPELQE; the protein is encoded by the exons atgcTTATAAGATGCATCTTATTAAAGGAGAAGCATATAGCacaagtgatatatatattaacaaaaccAGAAGATGTAAcacgtcgaaatatttctagaatattatttcttcataaGAAGCATTCCAATCGACAAAAGCATACTATTGCCCTACTTTC ctTATTTAAAACTTATAAGCCTGAATTAGTGCCAGAAAGAATTGAAACTATGAATATAGAAAGTGTTTGGAAACCCATACCAGAAGTATTACGAGTAGCATTAAAAGATGCTAAAGATCGTTCAGAAATGCAACAGAGCcttaataaaatacaagaaCATTTTAATTGGAATATCTCAAAA TTTTctaaaagaagggaaaaattaCTCTTACCATCTGTTGGATATTTTCATATTGGTTCGAGtatctttaaagaaaaagatgccAAATCTATTTTTGATGTATATAA cATTAATGAATTAGGACAGCATTATTCGAGTATTGAACTACCTTGTAATGCAATATCTTTGTTAGTTAATATGGCTGGTTACCATCTTCTCACATATgctaattttcattttcaaagtaGATTTTCTTACAATCTTTATAATACACTTAGAAGAG CATTTATATTAGAAAGAGGTAAATTTTCTGAAACAGAAATGGAAAAACTACTCGATATGACCGtcgaattttgtaaatatatgcaACAAGGTATACTTGTTGTAAATCTTTTCATTGATGAGTACTTGTATCTAAACAGCAGAGAacatgatattaaaatattagaattattacaaTGGATGACTTTCGTATCTGTAAcag aAGTACAGCAAACGATATTAccacatataaaaaatatgttttatgaATCATCAATTGCCCTCAAATGCAAAATTATAGAAACTTGTAGAATTCTTATCACCAATATA TTCGTTAATCAAGGATTTGATGAATGTTGTCAAAAAGTACCAGCACCATTTTTAGGACAAGCACCAAAGGATAAAATAACTGatgttatttctattcttataaAGATCTCAAAAGATCTTATTATAACTGGTTTAAATGCACACTCATACAATATATTACTTCTATCTGAAAGTCTGACATTTTATGAAATG CTTTTTGAATTGGAATCTCATAGTAATATATCATCATGGACTATAGCTCCTGCTCCTGTAATTTATGCAGCATTTGCAACTAAAAATTGTGCGCTTGTTAATAGAATTTGTGCATTGATATTAAG atATTTGGAAATGGCTGCAGTtctaaaaaaacaagatataaACGATTTTAACAGTAACATTGAGacaatatctatttatattacagaTATAGCAGGAGCTTTTTGGTATAATaag gcTTTTAGCaatcataatgattatttttttaaatcgccTGCTTTAGAAGAATTTggaaattgtaattttaatcttcagttaaatattaataatcattatgcCACCCTGCCTTATAAACATGTAATTACCAAGGAGTTTCTTAAAGGTGTCAAAATAACAACTAAGgag GATGCTATTAATGTTGCTGAACAGTACTATCCTGCAGTCagagaatttttaaaacaagTAATACCAGAATTACAAGAATGA
- the LOC124956991 gene encoding centromere protein I-like isoform X1 gives MDEDSEDPKLSSKFLNNLKEKGKLFDGFDDGIKILQHKATTKGLSNEDIDRLIDIITHINFGAVKNILLIKCLVPIYKISNEALKLMITWCLSSLDDLKITVAIIIMQWIVGLWEYGLADRKIISMYYDVFFHWMLRKERLEKHIAQVIYILTKPEDVTRRNISRILFLHKKHSNRQKHTIALLSLFKTYKPELVPERIETMNIESVWKPIPEVLRVALKDAKDRSEMQQSLNKIQEHFNWNISKFSKRREKLLLPSVGYFHIGSSIFKEKDAKSIFDVYNINELGQHYSSIELPCNAISLLVNMAGYHLLTYANFHFQSRFSYNLYNTLRRAFILERGKFSETEMEKLLDMTVEFCKYMQQGILVVNLFIDEYLYLNSREHDIKILELLQWMTFVSVTEVQQTILPHIKNMFYESSIALKCKIIETCRILITNIFVNQGFDECCQKVPAPFLGQAPKDKITDVISILIKISKDLIITGLNAHSYNILLLSESLTFYEMLFELESHSNISSWTIAPAPVIYAAFATKNCALVNRICALILRYLEMAAVLKKQDINDFNSNIETISIYITDIAGAFWYNKAFSNHNDYFFKSPALEEFGNCNFNLQLNINNHYATLPYKHVITKEFLKGVKITTKEDAINVAEQYYPAVREFLKQVIPELQE, from the exons ATGGATGAAGATTCAGAGGATCCTAAGTTAAGTTCtaagtttttaaataatttgaaag aaaaaggaaaattatttgatGGATTTGATGATGGTATCAAGATATTACAACACAAAGCTACGACAAAAGGATTATCGAATGAGGATATTGATCGATTGATAGATATTATTACACATATTAATTTTG gTGCTGTAAAAAACATTTTGCTAATAAAATGTCTAGTaccaatatataaaatatcaaatgaagCACTTAAGCTTATGATAACATGGTGTTTGTCATCCTTGGATGATCTAAAAATCACAGTGGCAATTATAATTATGCAATGGATCGTTG GATTGTGGGAATATGGTCTCGCCGATAGGAAAATCATTAGTATGTACTATGATGTATTTTTCCATTGGATgctgagaaaagaaagattg GAGAAGCATATAGCacaagtgatatatatattaacaaaaccAGAAGATGTAAcacgtcgaaatatttctagaatattatttcttcataaGAAGCATTCCAATCGACAAAAGCATACTATTGCCCTACTTTC ctTATTTAAAACTTATAAGCCTGAATTAGTGCCAGAAAGAATTGAAACTATGAATATAGAAAGTGTTTGGAAACCCATACCAGAAGTATTACGAGTAGCATTAAAAGATGCTAAAGATCGTTCAGAAATGCAACAGAGCcttaataaaatacaagaaCATTTTAATTGGAATATCTCAAAA TTTTctaaaagaagggaaaaattaCTCTTACCATCTGTTGGATATTTTCATATTGGTTCGAGtatctttaaagaaaaagatgccAAATCTATTTTTGATGTATATAA cATTAATGAATTAGGACAGCATTATTCGAGTATTGAACTACCTTGTAATGCAATATCTTTGTTAGTTAATATGGCTGGTTACCATCTTCTCACATATgctaattttcattttcaaagtaGATTTTCTTACAATCTTTATAATACACTTAGAAGAG CATTTATATTAGAAAGAGGTAAATTTTCTGAAACAGAAATGGAAAAACTACTCGATATGACCGtcgaattttgtaaatatatgcaACAAGGTATACTTGTTGTAAATCTTTTCATTGATGAGTACTTGTATCTAAACAGCAGAGAacatgatattaaaatattagaattattacaaTGGATGACTTTCGTATCTGTAAcag aAGTACAGCAAACGATATTAccacatataaaaaatatgttttatgaATCATCAATTGCCCTCAAATGCAAAATTATAGAAACTTGTAGAATTCTTATCACCAATATA TTCGTTAATCAAGGATTTGATGAATGTTGTCAAAAAGTACCAGCACCATTTTTAGGACAAGCACCAAAGGATAAAATAACTGatgttatttctattcttataaAGATCTCAAAAGATCTTATTATAACTGGTTTAAATGCACACTCATACAATATATTACTTCTATCTGAAAGTCTGACATTTTATGAAATG CTTTTTGAATTGGAATCTCATAGTAATATATCATCATGGACTATAGCTCCTGCTCCTGTAATTTATGCAGCATTTGCAACTAAAAATTGTGCGCTTGTTAATAGAATTTGTGCATTGATATTAAG atATTTGGAAATGGCTGCAGTtctaaaaaaacaagatataaACGATTTTAACAGTAACATTGAGacaatatctatttatattacagaTATAGCAGGAGCTTTTTGGTATAATaag gcTTTTAGCaatcataatgattatttttttaaatcgccTGCTTTAGAAGAATTTggaaattgtaattttaatcttcagttaaatattaataatcattatgcCACCCTGCCTTATAAACATGTAATTACCAAGGAGTTTCTTAAAGGTGTCAAAATAACAACTAAGgag GATGCTATTAATGTTGCTGAACAGTACTATCCTGCAGTCagagaatttttaaaacaagTAATACCAGAATTACAAGAATGA
- the LOC124957317 gene encoding protein OSCP1 — MSMHATPILYLNMGGEMLYVLRQRLKAQKIDVDKTVQVLNDVTAALLNVTALSSVFKKGPVIAVASLRPTLECAALSSIMRLDNSSMDKLFDLMTMMVKYQLSVVTGPREVILLTLNHIDAMRDMVSNATGQECVALVHQMVVDFYSDLTFDEVWKTRYDCLQELEPYRVRVSILLRLGLQNEDTSFNLTLHKYNEKYEEHRHTLANQKIKDVDLNQNCRGSFQLFGDRETLLGRNIYSSTYGMTERLKPKQHDSNFLKDCGTKAELGMLATQLGTEDTYERPFTLNLFSNEEENSNNKNKCNTDKNNFEKKELEVEKTKINEEYKNKLDNVYADFRENEQEKVARNMDLLDLLDEIE, encoded by the exons atgtcAATGCACGCAACACCGATACTCTACTTAAACATGGGTGGTGAAATGCTGTATGTTTTACGACAAAGACTGAAAGCTCAAAAGATCGACGTCGACAAAACTGTGCAAG TATTAAATGATGTAACTGCGGCTTTACTCAATGTCACAGCACTTTCTTCAGTATTTAAAAAAGGCCCAGTTATAGCTGTAGCATCATTGCGTCCTACTTTAGAATGTGCTGCTTTATCCTCTATCATGAGATTGGATAATAGTAGTATGGACAAATTATTTGATCTAATGACGATGATGGTAAAATATCAATTGAGTGTAGTTACCGGTCCAAGAGAAGTCATTCTTCTTACATTAAATCATATAGATGCAATGCGTGACATGGTTAGCAATGCAACTGGACAAGAATGTGTTGCATTGGTACATCAGATGGTTGTTGAT ttttatagtGATTTAACTTTTGACGAAGTCTGGAAAACAAGATATGATTGCCTTCAAGAATTAGAACCATATCGTGTGAGGGTTTCTATTCTTTTGAGACTTGGTTTACAGAATGAAGATACTagttttaatttaacattacATAAGTATAATGAAAAGTATGAAGAACATAGACATACATTAGccaatcaaaaaataaaagatgtaGACCTCAATCAGAATTGTAGAGGTTCCTTCCAACTTTTTGGCGATCGCGAAACATTATTGGGAAGAAATAT atACTCCTCTACATATGGAATGACAGAAAGATTAAAGCCAAAGCAACATGATTCAAACTTCCTAAAAGACTGTGGCACTAAAGCAGAACTTGGAATGTTAGCTACTCAATTAGGAACAGAAGATACTTATGAAAGACCTTttactttaaatttattttccaatgaagaagaaaattcaaataataaaaataagtgtaatactgataaaaataactttgaaaagaaagaattagaagttgagaaaacaaagataaatgaaGAGTATAAAAATAAGCTTGATAATGTTTATGCAGATTTTCGTGAAAATGAACAGGAGAAAGTGGCACGCAATATGGATCTACTTGATTTACTTGATGAAATCGAATAA
- the LOC124957541 gene encoding exosome complex component MTR3-like produces the protein MPIDHKRINGPEVSVPYNIYINSNCEEKYTKNNISERKDGRAHNERREIFLKTGIISQAKGSAYIEMGDTKVVCSVFDPREIHNKNDYCTHGELFCEFKFAPFSCKKRKIHQQDANEKEYSLILKRALEPAVCLHEFPNFQVDVYTTVLDNDGSSLAAAITVASLALANAGVPMFGLVTASTVAIYDDILLLDPTDTEELYCSKNSLISGNHGIMVQASLPQLEQISEFFLVGNLNMEHITNAIEVIKQANKDICPLLQQCLVKSVFKVFKEKERKKKDIK, from the exons ATGCCTATAGATCACAAACGAATTAATGGTCCAGAAGTGTCTGtaccatataatatttatattaattctaattgtgaagaaaaatatactaaaaataatatatcagaaAGGAAGGATGGTCGTGCGCATAACGAACGGAGGGAAATAT TTTTAAAAACTGGGATAATTAGTCAAGCAAAAGGTTCTGCATATATCGAAATGGGTGATACTAAAGTTGTATGCTCGGTCTTTGATCCCAGAGAAATtcacaataaaaatgattactgTACACATGGTGAATTATTTTGTGAATTCAAATTTGCTCCATTctcttgtaaaaaaagaaaaatacatcaACAAGatgcaaatgaaaaagaatatagttTGATTTTGAAGAGAGCTTTGGAACCAGCGGTTTGTTTA CACGAGTTTCCTAACTTTCAAGTAGATGTTTATACTACAGTTTTAGATAATGATGGCTCATCCTTAGCAGCTGCAATAACTGTAGCTAGTTTAGCACTAGCTAATGCAGGCGTTCCTATGTTTGGTCTTGTTACTGCATCTACTGtg GCTATCTATGATGATATACTGCTTCTTGATCCAACGGATACTGAAGAATTATATTGtagtaaaaattcattaatttctgGAAATCATGGCATTATGGTGCAAGCATCTCTCCCGCAGCTTGAACAAATTTCAGAATTTTTCTTGGTAGGAAATTTAAATATGGAACATATTACTAATGCTATAGAAGTTATAAAACAagctaataaagatatatgtcCATTATTACAACAATGCCTCGTTAAATCAGTTTTTAAagtattcaaagaaaaagagcgtaaaaaaaaagatattaaatag
- the LOC124957384 gene encoding transmembrane protein 164 — protein sequence MFEWAYDGVNSSIPRNVGPECAYYLSTKRKIIETAFVSIFIISFWVWGFKKITLPKRLPYINQDRLGKKVLLIIMSMVLGVEIGFKFTSRTIIYLLNPCHITTAMQIYLLAADPSPLVTSIFRIHMNLMNGPVLAFLFPETESRRIFPDKAVYYIQHGLMLVIPYYLLRIGGVYNVEPLSDLNWSILSYGFNLAYHFWILQLIALPVQVNLSHMLCSAVLDPFEGQNYRMGAFVHQGLLCPFLSKLLCYLYDYLLTKCPITKVKPSLEVALSRRKYEDGNNKQVSNKLENGHTHLE from the exons atgttTGAGTGGGCTTATGATGGTGTTAACAGTTCTATACCAAGGAATGTTGGTCCAGAATGTGCATATTACTTaagtacaaaaagaaaaataattgaaacagcttttgtatctatatttattatatcattttggGTATGgggttttaaaaaaataacattaccGAAGAGATTACCATATATTAATCAAGATAGACTTggtaaaaaagttttattaattattatgtctATGGTCCTGGGTGTAGAAATTGGTTTTAAATTTACAAGTCGtaccattatttatttattaaatcctTGTCATATTACTACTGCTATGcag ATATATCTATTAGCAGCAGATCCAAGTCCTTTGGTGACAAGTATCTTCCGAATACATATGAATCTTATGAATGGTCCTGTGCTGGCATTTTTATTTCCAGAAACAGAATCTCGaaga ATATTTCCAGATAAAGCAGTATACTATATTCAACATGGTTTAATGTTAGTAATACCATACTACTTATTAAGAATTGGAG gagTATACAATGTTGAACCTTTATCAGATTTGAACTGGTCAATTTTAAGTTATGGTTTTAATCTAGCATACCATTTCTGGATTTTGCAACTTATTGCTTTg CCTGTACAAGTGAATCTCAGCCATATGTTATGTTCAGCAGTCTTAGATCCATTTGAGGGACAAAATTATAGAATGGGCGCATTTGTACATCAGGGATTATTGTGCCCTTTTTTGTCTAAATTATTATGctatttatatgattatttgtTGACTAAATGTCCTATAACAAAAGTTAAGCCATCTCTTGAAGTTGCATTATCAAGGAGAAAGTATGAAGATGGAAACAATAAACAAGTgtcaaataaattagaaaatggaCATACTCACTTAGAGTAG